The Segatella copri region TGTAAACTACTATTCACTTGCGAATAACTGCTATGAGCTGCAATTGTTCAAATACATACTCGAATACAGTATGTATAAAACCTTTGCCCACAAGTACCGCTCACGAGTACCTGTGATTTTGAGGAAATACAAAAAGAATGGACTGTTTACAGTCAGATTCAAGCTCAAAAACGGCAAAGAAAAGGAACGAACACTATACCATGATGGGTTCAGCCGCAAAGTCCCGACTAAACAATCGGAAATAGACAAGCAGCCCAACCTTATGATGTATGCCTGCCGAACAAGTCTTATAGACCGATTAAAAGCAGGAAAATGTGAATTGTGCGGAGCAACGGGAGCTATCCAAATGCACCATATCAATAAACTCGGAGACCTTTCAGGGAAAGAGAACTGGGAAAAATTGATGATTGCAAGAAGACGGAAAACCCTTGCTCTTTGCGAAAACTGTCATAAAATGATTCATTATGGAACAAATTAGACTGATAATGTTAGTGGAAAGCCGGATACGCGGGAACGTGTACGTCCGGTTTGGGGGCGAGTATCTGAAAACCTCCCATAGCAATATGGAAAGGCGTTGGGAACTTAGCCTACTCAAGGAGACCGTGAAGATTTACGAGCAGGGCAAGAAGTACTACGATGCGCTGAAGTCGGTGAACAACCTCGTCAAGGACGCACGCAAGGTGCAGCAGACCATCCTCATGGTGGGCGACATCACGGACATCTACATCAACAACTACCAGAAGATGATGCACGATGACAATTTCTCCGTGGAGGAACTCTCCGCCATCGGCTTCGGCTACACCAAACTGCTGGAGGAAAGCAACGATGTGCTGACAGAACTGAAGAATGTGGTGAACATCACGACCCTTTCCATGACGGACAAGGAGCGAATGGACGTGGTGGAACGCTGCTACTCGAAGATGAAGCGTTACCGCAATCTCGTGAGCTATTATACCAACAAGAACATTTCCGTGAGTTATCTGCGTGCCAAGAAGAAAAACGACCTCGACCGCATTATGGGACTCTACGGCAAGTCAAACGAGAAATACTGGTAGCCTATGGATTTCGAGAATCTTCACCAGATACTGCGCTCCCTGTATGACGAGATGATGCCGCTGTGTTCCGACATGACGGACATCGCCAAGGGACTTGCAGGACTTGGGGCGCTGTTCTATGTCGCCCTGAGGGTTTGGCAGTCACTGTCAAGGGCAGAGCCGATAGATGTATTTCCGCTGCTCCGTCCGTTTGCCATCGGACTTGCCATCATGTTCTTCCCGACCATCGTGCTCGGTACGCTCAACAGCGTGATGAGTCCCATCGTGCAAGGTACACATTCCATGTTGGAGACACAGACCTTCGACATGAATGAATACCGGGCGCAGAAAGACAAACTGGAGTATGAGGCGATGAAACGCAATCCGGAAACTGCATACCTTGTAAGCAACGAGGAGTTTGACAAGCAGCTTGACGAACTCGGCTGGTCACCAGGCGACGTGGTGACAATGGCAGGAATGTATGTGGAGCGTGGCATGTACAGCATGAAAAAGAGCATCCGTGATTTCTTCCGTGAACTGCTGGAGCTGCTGTTCCAAGCCGCTGCACTGGTCATAGACGTGCTGAGGACATTCTTCCTCATTGTCCTGTCCATCCTCGGACCGCTTTGTTTCGCCATATCGGTATGGGACGGATTCCAGTCCACGCTGACGCAATGGTTCTGCAGGTACATACAGATTTATCTCTGGCTACCCGTTTCGGACTTGTTCAGTACCATCCTTGCCAAGATACAGGTGCTGATGCTGCAAAACGACATCGAGGCATTGCAGAACGATCCGAACTTTTCCATTGAGGCAAGCAACGGTGTTTACATCGTTTTCCTCATCATCGGAATCATCGGTTACTTCACCATACCGACCGTGGCGGGATGGATCATACAGGCAGGTGGCGGC contains the following coding sequences:
- the traJ gene encoding conjugative transposon protein TraJ; the protein is MDFENLHQILRSLYDEMMPLCSDMTDIAKGLAGLGALFYVALRVWQSLSRAEPIDVFPLLRPFAIGLAIMFFPTIVLGTLNSVMSPIVQGTHSMLETQTFDMNEYRAQKDKLEYEAMKRNPETAYLVSNEEFDKQLDELGWSPGDVVTMAGMYVERGMYSMKKSIRDFFRELLELLFQAAALVIDVLRTFFLIVLSILGPLCFAISVWDGFQSTLTQWFCRYIQIYLWLPVSDLFSTILAKIQVLMLQNDIEALQNDPNFSIEASNGVYIVFLIIGIIGYFTIPTVAGWIIQAGGGIGNYNRNVNTAGSLGGSIAGATAGNVAGRAGRLIKSGFKKI